The DNA region GTACCGGCGATCGCCCTCGTGCCCGTGGCGATCCTGCTCTTCCCCAGCAACGAGCAGGGCATCGTCTTCATCACCTGCACCGCGGCGTTCTTCCCCGTCATGGTCTCCACCCGGCACGCGGTACGGGCGCTCACCCCGATGTGGGAGGAGGCGGTCCTGACGATGGGGGGCGGCCGGTGGCGGATCCTCGGCTCCGTCGTCCTGCCCGGCGCGCTCCCCGGCATATTCGGCGGGCTCTCCGTCGGCATCGGCGTGGCATGGATCTGTGTGATCTCCGCCGAGATGATCTCCGGAGAGTACGGGGTGGGCTACCGCACCTGGCAGGACTACACGGTCGTCGACTATCCGGGGGTCTTCGTCGGCATGGCCACGATCGGCCTCCTCGGCCGGCTCACCTCCACGGCGGTGGAGCTGCTGGGCCGCCGGCTCACCCGGTGGCTGCCGCGCACGGAGGGCAACCGGCCCCCCTCCCCCGCGCGGCACCGGGCCCGGGCCGTGCCCCCGGTGGCAGTGCCGGTCCCCCTGCC from Streptomyces sp. B1I3 includes:
- a CDS encoding ABC transporter permease, whose translation is MRARRWSVVLRVLSLVAALGTWQLLTSYDVDLWLRFEQFPTVTDVARAFGDRVGGEAYWQDLTDSLTRIVTGFALAAVLGVTVGTAVARSRVASDLLDPVLEVIRPVPAIALVPVAILLFPSNEQGIVFITCTAAFFPVMVSTRHAVRALTPMWEEAVLTMGGGRWRILGSVVLPGALPGIFGGLSVGIGVAWICVISAEMISGEYGVGYRTWQDYTVVDYPGVFVGMATIGLLGRLTSTAVELLGRRLTRWLPRTEGNRPPSPARHRARAVPPVAVPVPLPKERVHP